From a single Botrytis cinerea B05.10 chromosome 4, complete sequence genomic region:
- the Bctaf13 gene encoding Bctaf13 — MSEPRARAAKNRGQQNFTEAELKSFLHAHGDVHHALETTTKTLDEIVTDFIIELCFEASRAAQIAGRQKVKLDDIKFACRKNPAFLGKITEVFEKKMFIDEAKKTFDATDDKLTKSSGGKVETLGEEDDVEDVVNVVKGRKGMGGD, encoded by the exons ATGTCTGAACCAAGAGCTCGCGCAGCCAAAAACCGCGGTCAACAAAACTTCACCGAAGCAGAAC TAAAATCTTTCCTGCATGCTCACGGTGACGTTCACCATGCCCTTGAAACCACGACTAAAACCCTCGATGAAATAGTAACTGATTTCATTATCGAGCTCtgttttgaagcttctcGCGCCGCCCAAATAGCTGGTCGACAAAAGGTTAAACTCGATGATATTAAATTTGCTTGTCGGAAAAATCCAGCTTTCCTAGGAAAAATCACAGAGGTgtttgagaagaaaatgtTTATTGATGAGGCAAAGAAAACTTTTGATGCAACGGATGATAAGTTGACGAAGAGTAGTGGGGGGAAGGTAGAGACGCtgggagaggaggatgatGTGGAGGATGTGGTGAATGTTGTTAAGGGTAGGAAGGGGATGGGAGGTGATTAG
- the Bcura4 gene encoding Bcura4 yields the protein MSPLSKFDGLELPAAADFHVHLRDGKMMETVVPTIKLGGVDTVYVMPNLVPPVTTVAAALAYKERLLAIEPNVNYLMTLYLHESITPETVREAKKAGIVGIKSYPAGVTTNSSSGVISYEPFYPVFAAMAEEGLVLNLHGECPSDHKKDITILNAEASFLPTLLSLHRQFPTLKIVLEHCTTAAAIQTVKQCGPNVVGTITAHHLFLTIDQWADDAFHFCKPVAKLPSDRTALLLAAVEDSEKFFLGTDSAPHDIGAKKGGTGKTAAGVFTQAHAVGHVITALERGVEMGVLREEDITREILEGFLGKRGRKFYGVAEAGTGEGQRIVLRNGEEIVRTSFKGEGVEVVPFWRGQKIWSVEWK from the exons atgtcACCCCTCTCAAAATTCGACGGGTTAGAACTCCCTGCTGCGGCAGATTTTCACGTACATCTacgagatggaaagatgatggagaCAGTTGTTCCAACCATTAAGTTGGGCGGTGTGGATACC GTCTATGTAATGCCCAATCTCGTTCCACCCGTTACTACAGTGGCCGCAGCTCTGGCCTACAAAGAACGTCTTCTTGCCATTGAGCCCAATGTCAATTATCTCATGACTCTTTATTTACACGAGAGTATTACTCCTGAAACTGTTCGAGAGGCTAAGAAAGCGGGAATTGTGGGAATTAAAAGTTACCCAGCTG GCGTAACAACCAATTCCTCCTCGGGCGTCATCTCCTACGAACCCTTCTACCCCGTCTTTGCCGCTATGGCGGAAGAAGGACTCGTCCTCAATCTCCACGGCGAATGTCCCTCGGACCACAAAAAAGACATCACCATCCTCAACGCCGAAGCCTCTTTTCTACCCaccctcctctctctccaccGCCAATTTCCCACCCTCAAAATCGTCCTCGAACACTGCACCACCGCCGCCGCCATCCAAACCGTCAAACAATGCGGACCCAACGTCGTCGGAACAATCACCGCTCATCACCTCTTCCTCACCATCGACCAATGGGCCGACGACGCTTTCCACTTTTGCAAACCGGTGGCCAAATTACCCAGTGACCGTACCGCGTTGTTGTTAGCAGCAGTAGAGGATTCCGAAAAATTCTTCCTCGGCACCGATAGCGCTCCCCATGATATCGGAGCTAAGAAGGGCGGAACGGGAAAGACGGCCGCGGGAGTGTTTACCCAGGCGCATGCGGTGGGTCATGTGATTACGGCGTTGGAAAGGGGGGTGGAGATGGGGGTTTTAAGGGAGGAGGATATTACGAGGGAGATTTTGGAGGGATTTttggggaagaggggaaggaagTTTTATGGAGTTGCCGAGGCTGGGACGGGGGAGGGTCAGAGAATTGTGTTGAGGAATGGAGAGGAGATTGTGAGGACGAGTTTTaagggagagggggtggaGGTTGTGCCATTTTGGAGGGGTCAGAAGATTTGGAGCGTAGAGTGGAAGTAG